The Halopelagius inordinatus genomic interval GCGTCGACGAGGCGTCGAGCATCGAACACTGCGGGCGGATGCTCAAGGAGGCCAACGCCGACGCGGTGAAACTCGAATCGGGCCCCCACACCGTCGAGTTGACCGAACGACTCGTGGAACTCGGCATCCCCGTGATGGCGCACCTCGGCTTGACGCCCCAACGGATGAAAGAGACGGGCTACGGGCGACAGGGGACGAACCGCGACGAGGCCCACGGGATTCTCGACTTGGCGCGCCAACACGAACAGGCGGGCGCGTTCTCTCTCGTCCTCGAACACGTCCCGGCGAACCTCGCAAAACAGGTGACCCAAGCGCTCTCGATTCCGACCATCGGTATCGGCGCGGGCGCGGAGTGCGACGGGCAGGTGCTCGTCGTAGACGACGTTCTCGGACTCAGCGACCGGTCGCCGCCGTTCGCACGGCAGTTCGGAAACGTGCGCGAGGAGATGACGTCGGCCGTCGAAGCGTACCGCGACGCCGTCGAGTCCGGGGAGTTCCCGGCCGACGAACACGAACACGTCCAAGACGAACTCGAAGACCTCTACTAACCCACCTTTTTACTTCGTCGGGTCGCGCAGAGCGCGACCACTCCTCGCAAAAAGCTG includes:
- the panB gene encoding 3-methyl-2-oxobutanoate hydroxymethyltransferase, translated to MTTVRDVREKAGTEPITMLTAYDATTAAVVDEAGIDVVLVGDSMGNTALGYDTTLPVTVEDVASRTAAVGRATTDALVVADMPFLSVGVDEASSIEHCGRMLKEANADAVKLESGPHTVELTERLVELGIPVMAHLGLTPQRMKETGYGRQGTNRDEAHGILDLARQHEQAGAFSLVLEHVPANLAKQVTQALSIPTIGIGAGAECDGQVLVVDDVLGLSDRSPPFARQFGNVREEMTSAVEAYRDAVESGEFPADEHEHVQDELEDLY